The DNA segment AGGGTGAGGAGGCAAtcggcagagagagagagagagagggagttaaaaaaaaatgaaagagcaAAGAAGGAGTTACAGATAGATGCTTCTCATGGTCAGCAAGGTAGTCAAAGGcatggagagaagaggaagatgCGACTGAAGAGGGGGAGACGGGACCGGATAAAAGGAATctgaatgagagagagagtgtgcgAGGGAGGGAGTGGAGTGAAGTGAGGCAATTGGGGAGTGGAGAAGAGAATGGGTgggttgtgtgtctgtgtgtgtgtctgtgtgtgtgtgtgtgctcagatCGATACTGAGTGCACTCAATTATCATTCCAGTACAgtatgtgtgtatgcgtgttcAATCCTGTGAGCTTTCTTATGTGTGTGGCTGCGGGGGTAAAGTCCTCTTCCACAACTCCACCTAATGGGGAGTAGCGGGCACCACAGGGTTcctttgtctctctgtctcgCTCACCCCGTCGTTCACTTCCCTGCCCAAAAGCCTTTTTTGAGATTTGTAGTGCAAGCCCAGCAAACAGAAGAGCAACGAAGACGGCGATGCTGATGCAAAATTGTGTCGTGTCAGCAGAGCCTCCTAATAAGGGCTATTTGATCAAACAGCCACTTATGAGCGCACTGTAAAATCCCACGAGTCCTCTCTGTGTGTGGTGCAGCTAGAAGACCAGAACCAGCTCAGaggagcaaaataaataaataagctaaAACACACTGGAGAGTGAGCTCAGATGGAAAAGCTGTTTTCACTGTATATTTTTCTTCCAAGCAGAGACTTGCAGGAGAGTAACTGCAAATGACAACGTTGTCAAATATTTCAGTGTCCTTTTGGCGGCgagttatttattcatatatgcACTGTCATCCGCCGCAGGCACTTGAGAGCAACTGACTGCAGCTCAAGAATAACCTGACAATCATATGACAGTagaaaggaaagaagaagacagaagGAGGAAGCAGGGCTCCGGGGAGATGAGAATGAATGCACTTGTTTAAGGTAGGAGGAAGTCTCGGTCATTGCCGGTGTCGCCATCTAGGTTTACGCTACAGGGGCAACATGGCGCACTCCGGAGCCCGCCACTGCTTTACAGTTTGCTTCTACCTGTGGCTAAATGACTTGCTGTTACAATAACACCTTTGATCTCCTGCCGCGGATATCTTTACACGTCTCTCGTTTCAAAGCCGAGTCTTGATTGTTGAAAACGCCTTGAACTCAAATCCTTTGACTTCTGTCtctctattttttcttttttttattatcagcaTGCAAAGCATACAGTCGATTACAACCCTCCAGCCCCCACATTACCACAGAGTAATCAAACAGAACTTGCCCTGGTGCCTTATATGCACAAAAGAATACAAGCCACCAAAATGTCTGATTAATCCACCTCTTGAGGCTATCACACCCCCATGAGGaacagaagggggaaaaaaatacccCAAATCCTTGGCGTGCAGCAGCGTAAAACCACTGATAACAGCCCAGACCATAATAGGCCCCGTGATTTTCATTTGACTCCCAGTGAGCAAAATCAGCAGCTCCCGTCCATTTCCCCACTGCGAGCAAATCATAGTCCCATTCAGTAAGGCAATAGCATTAGTGCCATAACCTGGCCTCGGCCATTTCACAGTCACTggtttgagtttttccttctttttttttgttttttgccctgtGGCTGTTTACTGGCACCATACTGTTAGGACCCCTCCCATCCCACCCCCGAGGGAGCTGAAGCAGTGGTGAGGACCACGAGAAAGAAAGGTGGGACGGTGTGGGCTTTAAAGCACCACGAACGCTGAGACGGCACAAGAATTTTAACAGCTTGAACACTGTTATTAGTGTTAGCGGGCCCGGCTTTGAATGGcatgttattttgttgttgataTGTTGCTGAGAGGAGGAGCCGGCTGAGTGTGAGGGCATACTCGAGCTGGTTGGACTGGCATTGGGGGAATGCGATTAGGAAACTGTGCCGTTATGCACTGTCATGTTGGATGTGTGCTATTGTGTTGCTGCACTGCAACAGAGGAGATGAATATTCCCTCTGACAACATGTTTCCTGAGCCCAAATACTCAAACACTGAATGCCATTGTAACCTCTCCAAAAGCACATCATTTTACTATTAGCGCCTGAATGTGACAGCAAACCAATCTGTTGCTTTTGGTGTTGTCGGCTGGATGTGTATATGCGccggtctgtgtgtgtgtgagtgtgtgtggtggggctGGAAGGAGGCAGAGGAAGAGAGGAGCGGGGGCAggaaggagaggaagagaggcGTGTGGAATAAGTAGAAGGGGAAACTTGCCTGTCTCTGCTGTGaaccctctttctttttcttgccATGTTTGCTGGAGGGGACAAAAGAAAGACAATGTCAGGATGTCGAATCTATCTCTCCCTCCAGTGGTCACAGGGCTGCATTGCCTGGCAGCCATCATAAAGAACATCAACTTAATCTACTGGCCCTGTCTCAAGCACAGCCCCCAGGTGCTAGATGTGTTAAGATCTCATAAGACTGGAAGATTGGAAGGGTATAAGCAAGATGATGAATCTGTCATCTTCATGATCTAGTAGATAATCCACTCAGAAACCTTCACTTCACTACTTTTAATCATCTCGCCTTGGACCTATGCAGTACTGTTTTTAGATTGAATCTAAATTGAGAGATCATTATCTGTCTCTTTACAGCTGACTAACTTCAATTTTAAACCCCGCACACCTAACCAAATCAAATCGTGGCACAGCAGCTATGCCAGCTTGGCCACGCAGGTGTCCATGCCAGGGATGGGCTCCGGCTTCAGCTCCAGTCCCTGGCAAAAACCCGACTGGCAGAGAGCCGCCGGCCACAGGCCGGGCACTGACCTGACActgaggctgaagactcggcgTGCCACCAGGAACCTCATCAGGTAGTAGATGACCACGATGAGCACCAGCAGGCCCAGGACCACCCCGATGATGGCTCCTGTGATCACGCCAGCCTGGATGGGCACTACGAGTGGAGGAGAGGAAAAAGCAGATGAGGAAAGGTCAAAAAGGACAAAGATGGAAAAGTGGCAGTGAAAAGCAAATGCCAGGTTGAAGTCAGGAGTgttcataagaaaaaaaatgtgcaacgaaccaaaaaaaaaaaacagtaaaggaGATGGAAAAGAAACGATCTTGTCATTTGTGGGAGGAAATTGGTAGGAGAGGAAAGGGTAAACAAAGCTAAAAGGAAAGTGAATAAGAGATGAAAGCAGCAAAGAAAAGTAAagcaaaagataaaataaaggtTGAATGAAAGATTAAAGATACCAGCACAGTGGAGGTAGAGAAGGAGATGAAGCGACAGAGAGATAAGGTAGAATAAAGGTGAAATCAGAGAGAGTCATGGAGAGAGGTGCTGAGGGAGAAAGTGGAAGACGATGGCGTAGGAGATGGAAGAGAGAAATGGGAGGAGAAGATGagaaggagggggagagaagaagTGAAAGGGAGGCAGTGATAGCAATCGCAAATAGAGAAAGAGATAAAATTGTAATTGATTTCATTTAACGGGAGGTGCGAAGAATTCTAAATGAGGCAAAGCAACGACTGGTTTGAAGACAGTCGCTTGATTCTGATGAACGGCGAGAACTGAGATTAATTTCAGAGTTTCAAATGATTAAGACAAATGAGAACAGTTCACtttcaatggaaaaaaaaaaaagaatcactgAAATATGGCATACAGGACGGGTGGGAATCTAGCAAGCAGGAATTTAATTTAGGAGACAAACCCCGTCTCACCTTTCTCAAACACCAGCAGTCGGACACTGGAAGGCCGGCCCACTATGTCAGGGGGGTTCTTGGCGTCACAGGTGAAGGTGCCGTTGTCGCTGAGCTCCAGGTTTTTGAGCAGGATGGATCCGTCACGGCGACCTGGGTTTCCCACAAACTCCAGTCTGTCTCTAAAGGGACCCTTGTTGTCAACATAGGCAGCACCACCAGTGTAGTGGAAGATCTACAAATGACAGACAACACACTGTCACTCTGACTAATGCTGCATTTGGATGTTTAGTAAGTAGAGCAGCAGATCAGACCTGAGAGTTCCTGCAATAACAAATTTTGCCACcatttgtgtgcattttttaaaaatatagagATGCACGAAGCACCTGTCAGGGGGGCACTCATGGAGCATTAGAAAAAATTAGGCCACAGCTTTTAAAACTGGCAAGCAGCTTTACACGAGGGCCAGAAAATAATATTCAAAAGCAGCTCCTGAGGGGTGTAGCAAATGTGACGCCAATTACTGGCGCACGAAAAACATATACAACATTTATAACTAATATATGGTGGATAATTGATAACTGAGGGGGTTTGGGGAATTCCAGGGAGTGGACCAAATCCCAGTGAAACATATGAGCAGTCTATTGTTTTGCATTTATAACCTATTAATTATTAAGTCCATTCAGCGTGCTGCCATTACTGCAGCAGCAAGTCTACAGTGATTACCGCTGCCTGCTGACACTGACTGCAGTGACCTATAGATAGTTTAACTGACAGAGTTAGCCAGTTTACTGTTTATGATGCAGAGGTTGTGCCTGTTTGGTTGCCCTATTTAGTTCCTTATCTTTCCCAATAATACAACAGTAGGTTGATTAAATTAGCCCATTCTTGATTTATTCCACCACCACAGCTCCCAGAGCGAGAGCTAGCTACCTGTTTCACTGTATTAAATTAAGCAGATGCACACTAATCACTGTGGTACTGCAGTTAGCCATGATGTTGTTACTGGGAACAAGGCACTTTTTCTTAATAGTTTTGATCTGTTCCTGGTGCACATCTTTTGTCCTCTGCACACACAGGTTAATGTATATGGTCTCAAACAGGGCAGCTTGCAGCTTATTGAAAGCTTGTATATTTCACTCCTGCTGGACCAACTGAAACTGCAGTATTTACTGCACAGTGTTGTCAAAGGTAGTTTTACATGTAAAGCAATTTAAAAACCGAAAACAAAGGAGAGCTTTGCATTCAGATGTCTGCATATTGTCGTGACTTCCGGTTCTCCTTCCTGGAAGAAGTGccatgacttttaaaatgatgacatgCCGTCACCAGGTattgattattaaacattaaatgGCCACAGTGGCAGAATCGGGGTGATGCTCTGGATTTtacaaggtcaaggtcaaatgtGGCTTTTAAGGTTTCATCTATAAATAAAGACCTGAGGCCTGCTGTTACCAAGTCCCACGTGAAAAGAAGAGGACCTTTCATATGATTAACGTGTCAGAAATCAAGTATGACATTTTAAAGGGACAAATGCAGCGTGACAACAGATAGAGATATGAAACTGTAAATCTGTCCAGGCAGGGAAAGAAATGAGCGACTGAAGataagtgaggaaaaaaataaataaaagaagaagagaaatctAGTTTCAAAGTGAGGCCACCGCGGGAGACAGATGAAGGCGAAGGAGGTGAGGGAAGGACATAATgagagaggaggggagggaCAAAGAAGGTAGAGCTGTGGAGGAGGAGATTAAGGGAGGTGGACAGAGGGAGGCACAGTCAGGATGGGGAGATAGAGAGATTAGAGAGATGGCAGGATGATAAGGGCAGGGAGAGTGAAATTAAAGAGCAGGAGGCAGGTGAGGAGTGGGGAGATTAGCAGAGAACGTTGCTTTTAGTTAGTGCAGATGTTAGAGTAAACTGAGTACTTGTGTATGATGACATTTCAGATATGCACAGTACTGCATTTGCTGGATTAAACATGGATTTGTTTTTGGATAACCACGCTCCCTCAGCGCTCTACAAATCACTTTGTGAATTTtggaagacatttaaaatacagACATCCGAAGATTAAAGAACATCTCCCGAGAGAAATCAAATCGCGTGGCCTCCAAAAGAAAACCACACCTTCTTCCTGTTATCGgttttcttcctctgcttgcCGTGTTTCACAGAGATggtgaaaacaataaaaagtctTTTGGCAGAAAATATAGACATTGTTGGCAAGTCTAAATTTCTGTCAGTGCAGCAGACTTGTGTACTTCCCTCCTAAATATTTATACATGACTTGAATGTGAGAACAGTGGGAGTAAACAACATAAGAATGTCATTCATGCAAataagaagaaagaaggagGGAAGGCTCTCCTGCTGCAGCCCGCCTTAGTGATTTACATCTGGCTCTTTAGCTGCCAAATGCTCCATTATTTCAACAGCTAGACGCAATCGTTGGCTGTCTGCTGTTTGATTCTGGACAAGAGATGTTTTACTGACACAGCTGCATGCTGCAGATGAAAACAACACTGTTGTGGACAGTGAAACAATGACTTTATAGATGCCACGCTCGGTGATGTTCCGCTGGAGTTTCATCAAGCGCAGCTTTGATGCGACTATACTTGAATTGCTTGTTCCTTTCAAAGTAGCCGACCTATAAACACACAACCTCATTTTGCATagcgtgtgtatatgtgtgtgaatttgAGTATTACAGAGATGGCGTCCCGTGAGCCATCAGGCCTGTATGTCCAGGAGAAGGTGACGTCCTCCGAGGTCCAGCGCCAGGAGAAGAAAGAACAGGAGAGTCGGATGTCAGAGCCCACCAAGGCGTGCCGCTCCCAGCCAGTGTAAATCACTATAGCCTGGGACTGCTCAGGCACTGGGAGACACAAAGCAGGTTTAAGTGGTTAATTCACACATGGAAAGAACAAAATATTCTGGGAGCTCATATTATTTTTGATACTATGAGCTGACCTTCACTATATACTGTGTTCATGCATCTAAATCTGTAACtataaaaacacatatacatagTTGTTAGTATGAgctggtaaaaaaaataaataacatgcaCTGTTTCTTAGAATACCTTAAGTACCTTTGTGAATATTTTTACACCTAAACTGGTATCAAAAGACACAAAGTAGTCCTCTTTTAGCATAATCCTAGGTGCATGCATATACATCCAGATAGTCACTGACAAACTGCACATTAAGTGGGGTCAAATGTGCCATTGATTCAGAGTTGCACTCAGTAAATATTTGGGTTGTCTCTAAAAGGGGAGCTTCATTTTCTCCATTAGTATGGATAACGTTGGCCTAATCATGTGCACAGTTTATGCTTGAATAATATTTAATGATCTATGTTAATTCAGTCTTGGCTgcaaaaatcaatattttaacTTCCTCAAAAAATGCAGTCAGCATCTCAAACAACTACCAAAGCCCCTCGGAGCTGCACAGCCTCACCGCTGAGCAGTATCATTTTTTGTATTGTTCACTTTCCCTTGGACCACGCCACCAACGAGTCACAGTATTCTCACTGCTGTATCAACATGAATGCCCTTAAGCACTCTGGAGTTTTCAGCACCCAGGGAGTAAAGTTCGCAGCTTTCACTGTGCACATCCTTGAGCGATAGCCAACCCCCGCAAAACTTGTCAATGAAATCACGCTTGacgtttttaattaaaattctgACAAAACATCTGACAGGAGGGAGTTTAGAAAGCTGCCTCCTCGAGAGCAAAAACCCTCAGTTAAAAAGTCGTAATGCTGCTGCTCTTTAACGTTGCAAGCTTGGAGACACCTGCTTCGAGAGAGAAGCACAGATGGACAGTGCTGACCCATTTACTGGAATGCATGCAAAAAGAGACTGCATCCTCTACAGGTGTACTGTTGGCCTTTTAGATTAAATCAATACAGCAAATGCCAAGATATCAATTAAAATGCTTTAGCTAAGTGTTAATCCAGTGTAGTGGGAGGTATTAGAGTGCACTCTGAGATTAATTCAGTATCAAAGCTATTAAACCTTTTTCATTGTCATCAAGTTCATTAGTTTTCAGGtagcacaaaacacacaaaaacccactTTGCCATATCCTCAGATCAGTAGAAAGATCATTTTTACATCATCAGTTTCAGTAGATTAAGTTAAGTGTGACCTTTTTTTTGTTAGAGAAGTCCTCAAAAATGAagttaaaactttaaaagaaggttttctttcattttccccCCCGTTTTTTTGGTTTTACCTATTCCCAGGAGGGCAACCGACGTCAGCGCCAAAAACGTCAGCATGGTCTCTGGCTTCTACGGAGCTCCCAAAAGACTGATGCTGC comes from the Oreochromis aureus strain Israel breed Guangdong linkage group 18, ZZ_aureus, whole genome shotgun sequence genome and includes:
- the mpz gene encoding myelin protein P0 isoform X3 codes for the protein MLTFLALTSVALLGIVPEQSQAIVIYTGWERHALVGSDIRLSCSFFSWRWTSEDVTFSWTYRPDGSRDAISIFHYTGGAAYVDNKGPFRDRLEFVGNPGRRDGSILLKNLELSDNGTFTCDAKNPPDIVGRPSSVRLLVFEKVPIQAGVITGAIIGVVLGLLVLIVVIYYLMRFLVARRVFSLSVSKHGKKKKEGSQQRQIKV
- the mpz gene encoding myelin protein P0 isoform X2; its protein translation is MLTFLALTSVALLGIVPEQSQAIVIYTGWERHALVGSDIRLSCSFFSWRWTSEDVTFSWTYRPDGSRDAISIFHYTGGAAYVDNKGPFRDRLEFVGNPGRRDGSILLKNLELSDNGTFTCDAKNPPDIVGRPSSVRLLVFEKVPIQAGVITGAIIGVVLGLLVLIVVIYYLMRFLVARRVFSLSVSKHGKKKKEGSQQRQGPVPPADPSKIKV
- the mpz gene encoding myelin protein P0 isoform X1; protein product: MLTFLALTSVALLGIVPEQSQAIVIYTGWERHALVGSDIRLSCSFFSWRWTSEDVTFSWTYRPDGSRDAISIFHYTGGAAYVDNKGPFRDRLEFVGNPGRRDGSILLKNLELSDNGTFTCDAKNPPDIVGRPSSVRLLVFEKVPIQAGVITGAIIGVVLGLLVLIVVIYYLMRFLVARRVFSLSVSKHGKKKKEGSQQRQGPVPPADPSKVKAATSEKKKQESRKDKK